One part of the Peromyscus leucopus breed LL Stock chromosome 19, UCI_PerLeu_2.1, whole genome shotgun sequence genome encodes these proteins:
- the LOC114684896 gene encoding polyadenylate-binding protein 1-like: protein MGSGAQMNPSAPGCPMASLYVGDLHPDVTEAMLYEKFSSAGPILSIRVYRDVITRRSLGYASVNFEQPADAERALDTMNFDVIKGKPVRIMWSQRDPSLRRSGVGNVFIKNLNKTIDNKALYDTFSAFGNILSCKVVCDENGSKGHGFVHFETEEAAERAIEKMNGMLLNDRKVFVGRFKSRKERETELGAKTKEFTNVYIKNFGDHMDDETLNDLFGRFGQVLSVKVMTDEGGKSKGFGFVSFERHEDAQKAVDEMNGKELNGKHIYVGRAQKKVDRHTELKGKFEQMTQDRRYHGINLYVKNLDDGIDDERLQKEFSPFGTITSTKVMMEGGRSKGFGFVCFSSPEEATKAVSEMNGRIVARKPLYVALAQRKEERQAHLTNQYMQRMASVRAVPNPVMNPYQPAPSGYSVTAVRQTQNCVPCCPSQIAQPRPSTRWTAQGARPHPFPNVTGAIHPTAPRSSFSTVRPGPSHAPQAVSAHRITNTSAQTPVQRPAAAASVATTPVCSVPQYKYTSGVQNPQQHLNAQLVPQPAVRVQDQEPWTASMLVTTPQEQKQMLGERLFPLIQAMHPTLAGKITGMLLEIDNSEPLHMLESPESLRSKADEVVALLQAHQAKEAVQKAVSSASGVPTI from the coding sequence ATGGGCAGTGGTGCCCAGATGAACCCCAGTGCCCCTGGCTGTCCCATGGCCTCGCTCTACGTGGGGGACCTGCATCCCGATGTGACTGAGGCGATGCTTTATGAGAAGTTCAGCTCGGCTGGGCCCATCCTTTCCATCCGGGTGTACAGGGACGTGATCACCCGCCGCTCCCTGGGCTACGCTTCCGTGAACTTCGAGCAGCCTGCTGACGCAGAGCGCGCTTTGGACACCATGAATTTTGATGTCATCAAGGGCAAGCCGGTGCGCATCATGTGGTCTCAGCGTGATCCGTCACTACGCAGAAGTGGAGTAGGCAACGTGTTCATTAAAAACTTGAACAAAACCATTGATAATAAAGCGCTGTATGATACCTTTTCTGCTTTCGGCAACATCCTTTCCTGCAAGGTGGTTTGCGATGAGAACGGCTCCAAGGGCCACGGGTTTGTACATTTTGAAACAGAGGAGGCAGCAGAAAGAGCCATTGAGAAAATGAACGGGATGCTTCTGAATGATCGCAAAGTTTTTGTTGGACGGTTTAAGTCTCGGAAAGAACGAGAAACAGAGCTTGGAGCGAAGACGAAGGAGTTCACCAACGTTTACATCAAGAACTTTGGGGACCACATGGATGATGAGACCCTGAATGACCTCTTCGGTAGGTTTGGACAGGTCTTAAGTGTGAAAGTCATGACCGATGAAGGTGGAAAATCCAAAGGATTCGGGTTTGTCAGCTTTGAGAGGCATGAAGATGCACAGAAAGCGGTGGATGAGATGAACGGAAAAGAGCTCAATGGAAAACACATTTATGTTGGTCGAGCTCAGAAAAAAGTGGACCGGCACACAGAACTTAAGGGCAAATTTGAACAGATGACACAAGACAGACGATACCACGGTATAAACCTTTACGTGAAAAATCTTGACGATGGTATCGATGACGAGCGTCTGCAGAAAGAATTTTCTCCATTTGGAACGATCACCAGTACAAAGGTTATGATGGAGGGTGGTCGCAGTAAagggtttggttttgtgtgtttctcCTCCCCGGAAGAAGCCACCAAAGCAGTTTCTGAAATGAATGGTAGAATTGTGGCTAGGAAGCCACTGTATGTAGCTTTAGCCCAGCGCAAAGAAGAGCGCCAAGCTCACCTCACTAACCAGTATATGCAGAGAATGGCAAGTGTACGAGCTGTGCCCAACCCTGTGATGAACCCCTATCAACCCGCACCTTCAGGTTACTCCGTGACTGCTGTCCGGCAGACTCAGAACTGTGTGCCATGCTGCCCTAGCCAGATTGCTCAACCAAGGCCAAGTACTCGCTGGACTGCTCAGGGTGCCAGGCCTCATCCATTTCCAAATGTGACTGGTGCTATCCACCCAACTGCTCCTAGATCATCATTTAGTACTGTAAGACCAGGTCCTTCACATGCTCCTCAAGCCGTGTCCGCACACCGCATTACTAACACATCAGCACAGACACCGGTTCAACGTCCTGCCGCCGCAGCTTCTGTAGCAACTACTCCTGTTTGCTCGGTTCCACAGTACAAATACACCTCGGGAGTTCAGAACCCCCAGCAACATCTTAATGCACAGCTTGTGCCGCAGCCTGCTGTTCGGGTGCAGGATCAGGAACCATGGACTGCTTCCATGCTGGTAACTACTCCCCAAGAGCAAAAGCAAATGCTGGGCGAAAGGCTGTTCCCTCTCATTCAAGCCATGCACCCGACTCTTGCTGGGAAGATCACGGGCATGTTGCTGGAGATTGATAACTCAGAACCACTTCATATGCTCGAGTCTCCGGAGTCTCTGCGCTCCAAGGCTGATGAAGTGGTGGCCTTACTCCAAGCCCACCAAGCTAAAGAGGCTGTCCAGAAGGCTGTTAGCAGTGCGTCTGGTGTCCCGACTATTTAA